In Capsicum annuum cultivar UCD-10X-F1 chromosome 7, UCD10Xv1.1, whole genome shotgun sequence, one genomic interval encodes:
- the LOC107877737 gene encoding putative clathrin assembly protein At5g35200 codes for MSGGGTQNSLRKTLGSLKDTTSVSLAKINSGYKELDIAIVKATNHVEHPAKEKYIRAIFSAVSATRPRADVAYCIHALARRLSKTHNWAVALKTLIVIHRALREVDPTFHEELINYGRSRNRMLNMAHFKDDSSPNAWDYSAWVRAYALFLEERLECFRVLKYDVETDRPRTKDLDTPELLEQLPALQQLLYRIVGCQPQGASVHNFVIQLALSMVASESIKIYNAISDGTVNLVDKFFEMQRNDALRSLDIYRRAGQQAEALSEFYEICKSIDVGGRGEKFIKIEQPPASFLQAMEEYVREAPRASAVRKDSEPKVILAIEYKKDPEVKDAGSRSPPPPEPEKEPEPKPEPVKTEAPPPEPADLLSLDDPSPAVAELDEKNSLALAIVPVGSTNPPTSTASNLANGATGWELALVEAPSSNESAATASKLAGGLDKLTLDSLYDDAMRQTNQNVSYNPWEPAPAAAAPMMQNVGYDPFYVSNMVAAPTNVQMATMANQQQAFMLQQQQHQHQQQMMMMTPQPQQTTNPFANPFGATANPYGPGMPVQTAYNPYTGLI; via the exons ATGTCGGGAGGAGGTACACAGAACAGCTTAAGAAAAACCCTTGGATCTCTCAAGGATACAACCAGTGTCAGTTTAGCTAAAATTAATAGTGGCTATAAG GAATTGGACATTGCTATAGTTAAGGCAACAAATCATGTTGAACATCCAGCAAAGGAGAAGTACATAAGAG CCATTTTTTCTGCCGTCTCGGCGACCAGACCTCGAGCTGATGTTGCATACTGCATTCATGCTCTTGCGAGAAGATTGTCCAAGACACATAATTGGGCG GTTGCTCTAAAAACATTGATCGTCATTCACCGTGCTTTAAGAGAGGTGGACCCCACATTCCATGAGGAACTTATCAACTATGGCCGTAGCAGAAACCGCATGCTTAACATGGCGCATTTTAAAGATGACTCTAGTCCAAATG CATGGGACTACTCTGCTTGGGTACGTGCTTATGCCTTGTTCTTGGAGGAGAGGCTGGAATGCTTTCGAGTTCTGAAATATGATGTGGAGACTGATCGGCCG AGAACTAAAGATTTGGACACGCCGGAGTTGCTTGAACAGTTACCAGCTTTACAGCAACTTCTGTATCGTATTGTTGGCTGTCAG CCACAAGGGGCATCTGTTCACAACTTTGTGATTCAGTTGGCACTTTCAATG GTTGCTTCAGAAAGCATTAAAATCTACAATGCTATCAGTGATGGTACAGTTAATTTAGTTGACAAG TTCTTTGAGATGCAACGGAATGATGCTCTGAGGTCTCTGGATATATACCGCAGGGCTGGTCAGCAG GCAGAAGCGCTTTCAGAGTTTTATGAAATATGTAAAAGTATTGACGTGGGTGGACGTGGCgagaaatttattaaaattgagcAG CCCCCTGCATCATTTTTACAAGCTATGGAAGAGTATGTGAGAGAAGCGCCACGAGCTTCTGCTGTGCGGAAAGATTCG GAACCAAAAGTTATTTTAGCTATTGAGTACAAAAAAGATCCAGAGGTCAAAGATGCTGGCTCGCGTTCTCCCCCACCGCCTGAACCTGAAAAGGAACCTGAACCAAAGCCAGAACCTGTTAAAACGGAAGCTCCTCCACCAGAACCTGCTGATCTATTG TCTTTGGACGATCCTTCTCCAGCGGTTGCAGAACTAGATGAGAAAAATTCTTTGGCTTTAGCTATCGTACCAGTTG GCTCTACCAATCCACCGACTTCAACTGCTTCAAATCTTGCCAACGGAGCTACAGGCTGGGAACTGGCTCTTGTGGAAGCTCCCAGCTCAAACGAGAGTGCCGCTACTGCTAGTAAACTG GCTGGAGGACTTGACAAACTTACGCTGGATAGTTTGTATGATGATGCAATGCGACAAACCAACCAAAACGTGAGCTATAATCCATGGGAGCCTGCACCAGCAGCGGCGGCTCCCATGATGCAGAATGTAGGATACGACCCGTTCTATGTCTCCAACATGGTAGCTGCCCCGACAAATGTGCAGATGGCAACCATGGCCAACCAGCAACAGGCTTTCATGTTACAACagcaacaacaccaacaccaacaacagatgatgatgatgactccCCAACCACAACAGACAACGAATCCTTTCGCCAACCCTTTTGGAGCTACTGCCAATCCATACGGCCCCGGTATGCCTGTACAAACCGCGTATAATCCTTATACTGGCCTCATTTGA